A window from Toxoplasma gondii ME49 chromosome IX, whole genome shotgun sequence encodes these proteins:
- a CDS encoding hypothetical protein (encoded by transcript TGME49_288845) → MPTARSGSGMPSFFPAVEPSRSPCQNEESVPGNEQKRRAPPTKRGRTTLAVAFTWWLVREAFVLWIRDPCMSRLPFLGVTLVRFSKLARGTLGRCSGTTEDRHRETFLDVGQGCLNEMEM, encoded by the exons ATGCCAACAGCGCGGAGCGGGTCGGGGATGCCGTCCTTTTTTCCTGCGGTAGAGCCCAGTCGTTCGCCTTGCCAGAATGAGGAAAGTGTGCCGGGGAACGAGCAAAAGAGGAGAGCCCCGCCAACCAAAAGAGGACGGACAACATTGGCCGTCGCTTTCACGTGGTGGCTAGTGCGTGAGGCGTTCGTTCTCTGGATCCGCGATCCGTGTATGTCCCGGCTTCCTTTTCTGGGAGTTACTCTCGTTCGTTTTTCAAAACTTGCGAGAGGAACTCTTGGACGCTGCAGCGGAACGACAGAGGACAGACATCGAGAGACCTTCCTG GATGTCGGCCAAGGTTGTTTGAATGAAATGGAAATGTGA
- a CDS encoding hypothetical protein (encoded by transcript TGME49_288850~Predicted trans-membrane domain (TMHMM2.0):14-37:41-64), translating to MDDSLWERVPLLVRVFTAGSAFVLCCAGVVNVALPVCYTTGVVGLALVCAGVVALLCEFSPYGLNVLMGVCPLLGEYFFRGVVYLLECPPAPSPYDGLH from the exons ATGGACGACTCTTTGTGGGAGCGCGTGCCTCTGCTAGTTCGAGTCTTCACGGCAGGCTCGgccttcgttctctgttgCGCTGGCGTCGTCAACGTCGCCTTGCCCGTCTGCTACACAACTGGCGTCGTcggtctcgctctcgtctgcgCCGGAGTCGTCGCGCTGCTCTGCGAATTCTCTCCGTACGGCCTGAACGTCCTGATGGGCGTCTGTCCTCTCCTCGGCGAGTACTTCTTTCGGGGCGTCGTCTACCTCCT CGAGTGCCCGCCTGCGCCGAGCCCCTACGACGGACTTCACTGA
- a CDS encoding RuvB family 2 protein (encoded by transcript TGME49_288860) yields the protein MAAAAPAVGGGIRVQEVSDVNRVERIAAHSHIRGLGLTDALQPRKFSQGMVGQPDARKAAGLVCKLVKAGRIAGRAVLLAGQPGSGKTAIAMAVAKELGESTPFTHISGSEIFSLEMSKTEALTQAFRRSINVLIKQEAEIIEGEVVEIEINRQTSAKAGQPSARTGRMMLKTTEMETLYDLGAKMIDALTKEGVTAGDVITIDKSTGKVTRVGRGFSRAKDYDAVGPATRFVQCPEGELQKRKEVVHSVTLHEIDVINSRAQGFLALFAGDTGEIKSEVREQIDQKVADWRAEGKAEVVPGVLFIDEVHMLDIECFSFLNRALEHETSPIVIMATNRGITTIRGTDYKSPHGIPLDLLDRSLIIPTQPYEEKDMLKIIELRAEEEDVELEESARLLLCKIAAECSLRYALHLITVANLVCRKRRGSVVTVQDIRRVYSLFIDVKRSTQYLVEYQQEFMFSELPGGAPSQSPSQAVRSAGADRQEGLEKTKGSDDGERLDAADDSEMA from the exons ATGGCGGCCGCGGCTCCGGCTGTCGGGGGAGGCATTCGCGTCCAGGAAGTGAGCGATGTGAACCGCGTCGAGCGGATTGCGGCGCATTCTCACATTCGCGGTTTAGGACTCACAGACGCGTTGCAGCCGCGAAAATTCTCGCAGGGAATGGTCGGCCAGCCTGACGCTAGAAAAGCTGCTG GCCTCGTCTGCAAACTCGTCAAGGCCGGCCGCATCGCAGGCCGCGCGGTGCTCCTCGCCGGTCAGCCTGGCAGCGGGAAGACCGCCATCGCCATGGCAGTTGCCAAGGAGCTCGGAGAA TCGACGCCGTTCACGCACATCAGCGGCAGCGAAATTTTCAGTTTGGAAATGTCAAAGACGGAGGCGCTTACGCAGGCCTTTCGGCGGTCTATAAACGTCCTCATCAAGCAGGAGGCAGAAATCATTGAAGGAG AGGTCGTCGAAATCGAAATCAACAGGCAGACCAGTGCGAAGGCAGGTCAGCCGTCTGCGCGCACTGGCCGCATGATGCTCAAAACCACCGAGATGGAGACGCTCTACGACCTCGGTGCCAAAATGATAG ATGCACTTACAAAGGAAGGCGTCACTGCCGGGGACGTCATCACCATCGACAAGAGCACAGGAAAGGTGACTCGCGTCGGACGAGGTTTTTCGCGAGCGAAGGACTACGACGCGGTCGGCCCTGCGACGCGCTTTGTCCAG TGTCCAGAAGGTGAACTCCAGAAGCGAAAGGAGGTAGTGCACTCCGTCACGCTCCACGAAATCGACGTCATCAACAGTCG AGCCCAGGGattcctcgctctcttcgcgggagacactggagagatCAAGAGCGAAGTGCGCGAGCAAATCGACCAGAAGGTGGCTGACTGGAGGGCCGAAGGCAAAGCTGAAGTCGTTCCG ggCGTATTGTTCATCGACGAAGTTCACATGCTCGACATCGAATGTTTCTCGTTCCTCAACAG AGCTCTCGAGCACGAGACTTCCCCGATTGTCATCATGGCTACGAATCGCGGCATCACCACCATCCGGGGAACGGACTACAAGTCGCCTCACGGCATTCCGCTCGATCTTCTCGACAGATCTCTGATTATTCCGACTCAGCCgtacgaagaaaaggacatGCTGAAA ATCATTGAGTTGcgcgccgaagaagaagacgtggAACTGGAGGAGAGCGCGCGTCTGCTGCTCTGTAAAATCGCTGCTGAGTGCTCGCTGCGTTACGCTCTGCACCTCATCACCGTCGCGAATCTCGTCTGTCGGAAACGACGAGGCTCGGTTGTCACTGTTCAAGACATTCGCCGCGTTTACTCTCTATTCATCGACGTTAAGCGATCGACGCAGTACCTCGTG GAATATCAACAAGAATTCATGTTTTCAGAGCTGCCTGGAGGCGCACCCTCTCAGTCGCCCTCACAGGCCGTGAGGAGCGCCGGGGCCGACAGGCAAGAAGgcctggagaagacgaagggaagCGACGACGGTGAACGTTTGGACGCTGCAGACGACAGTGAAATGGCTTAA
- a CDS encoding hypothetical protein (encoded by transcript TGME49_288870), with product MRPSPSHLRFTQADVLFSPIPLPPSGFSEFSPLLFQFFCFFSSRSSHLVFLLPSLSSSPRTKRFCGVGKFPCSFLRGSCSALQRRRERTLGLCSSFPAFLASCTKFFSCAALPILPSFDSVLFSLCFSVSFPRSVNWGPCLRRPPSEAALLLAFLRKCRKRSSPPAYRRTEGEKERRKRREGASLLGAARFFSLQGNGAQTAPASLFSASLFRVSDREPKEETREAAEPLPETKLKQSQNIMHFS from the coding sequence ATgcgtccttctccgtctcacCTTCGTTTCACACAGGCCGACGTCCTTTTCTCACCCATCCCACTGCCTCCCTCCGGATTCTCGGAGTTTTCCCCTCTGCTTTTCcagtttttctgttttttctccagccGCTCCAGTCAtcttgttttcctcctcccttccctctcttcctctccgagGACGAAACGCTTCTGTGGGGTCGGAAAATTTCCATGCTCGTTTTTGCGCGGCTCGTGCTCTGCACTGCAGCGGCGGCGCGAGCGTACACTGGGGctttgctcttcttttccggcTTTTCTCGCGAGCTGCACTAAGTTTTTCTCCTGCGCCGCTCTGCCCATCCTCCCCTCCTTCGACTctgtgctcttctctctgtgtttttctgtctccttccctcgtTCTGTGAACTGGGGTCcttgtcttcgtcgcccACCTTCGGaagccgctcttctcctcgcttttctccgcaAGTGCAGAAAGCGAAGTTCTCCACCGGCGTATAgaaggacagaaggagagaaagagcgaaggaagcggcgagaaggcgcgtCTCTTTTGGGGgccgcgcgtttcttctctctccagggaAACGGTGCGCAAACCGCTCCTGCGTCACTCTTCTCCGCGTCACTCTTTAGAGTTTCGGATCGCGAGCcgaaggaagaaaccagagaagcagccgagCCATTGCCCGAGACGAAACTCAAACAATCACAGAATATCATGCACTTCTCGTGA